TTAAGGTAGGTGACAAACTGTCGTTGCATATCGCCGAACAACAACTTTCTGTACCTGTTACCAGCATACGAAAAGTTGCATGGGCAAATCAACAGCCTAATTTCTACATTATCGTGCCTCAATCGCTTATGGAACATATCCCTATTAGTTATTTGGTTGGCGTTCGTTTACTTGCATCTCAAGAAGCCGATTTGGATTTACTGCGCCAAACATTTCCTTCGTTTTCAGTTTTATCCATAGCTATGCTTATTGAGCAAGCCAAACACTTTTTTCAACAATTATCTATCTTAACTGCCTGGATTTTCCTCTTCGTTCTTTTTGTTGGGATTGTTTCACAAAACATGGTGTTATGGACTACCCGGAAGGAGCGAGAAACAGAAACGGCTATGCTCAAAGTGTTTGGGATAACACACTCTCGTTTAATGGGAATCTGGTTATGTGAATATGGATTTTATGCAGTGTTTTCTAGTTTTATCGGCATTATTCTCGCTTATTTATTACAAAAAACTCTCTTGGAGATGTACCTAAATGTTACTCCAATTGTTTACGCTAGCACTATTGTAATTATCATTTTGCTTAATATTTCGATTATTTTGATATCGACTTTTATTAATGTAAAAAAAAATATGGATCATTCCCCATTATGTTTTATTACCCAAAACTAGATGTGGAACAAAGGCAAGGAAATGTAAAAACCAAATGTTGTGTAAGGATTTTTATTATGAGTGTTCTGCTTTTTATTATTGGTAGTTATTTTCTTGCTGTTTGTATTGGTTGGTTTATTCATTTTTTTCTGCATTGCAAAATCTGGGGGGTCGCAATATATAAGTATCATTTGTTTGCTCATCATCGGCATAAAGAAATAGCGAATCACAGCGATTTAGATCGTTATAATATAATTGAGCATATTATTTGGCTGTCTGTTATTCTTGCGGTGGAGTGTGCTGCTTTTATGCTATTTTCTTTAATGTATTCGCTTATTTTTATAATAACTACCTTGTTGTATGCAGTAGCTTTTTATTATATTCATGACAATGTGCATTTCAAACATTCTCTTTTAAATCAGTATAAATGGTTTCGCCGTTTAAAAACGCGTCATTTAATACATCACCGATATGGTGGTGTTATTTATTTTGAAAAAAAACTAAGGGATGAGTGTCCTAATATTTCTTTCGGTGGCCCCATAGGTGGGAAATTTATGGATAAATTATTTAATGCTGATTATAAAGAATAGATTAGGAGAGGAAATGATGTTTCTCAATAAAAAACTGTATCATTGTATTCGAATCATAATAGGCCTTTTATTCTTGCTCTATGGAATTAATGATTTGTTCCATTTAAATATGCTGCCTAAATCCTCTACTTCGTCACATGGGCAAAGTTTACTTTCCGCACTGAGTACCACCGGTTATCTTTTTATCTTTATGAAGATGGTTGAAATTTTTATGGGACTGTTTTTTTTATTTAACTATGCGATACCTTTAATTGTTATATGCCTTTTAGTTCCATTTGTGCTTAATTATATTCTTTTTGCTGTTTTTTTAAACCCACCGAGCATTCCTATGGCATTACTTGCTTTATTGGGTACAAGCTATTTTCTTTACTATTTTAAAGAACGTTATAAGCCGTTGCTGAAAGGATAAGAAAATCTTAATTCAGGATAATTTATATGAATATACTTATTACTGGTTGTTCTTCTGGAATTGGCTTTCAATTGGCTTTATCGATGGCTGAACAAGGATATACTGTATTTGCAACAGTATTGGAAGATGAGGAAAAAAAGAAGTTTACTCATCCCAATATATATCCCATATTACTTAATCTATTAAATAAGGAGTCGATTGTTAAGTGTGTAGATGAAGTGAACTATCTTAGTCATGGAAAAGTTGATGTGTTAATTAATAATGCCGGAGTTGCAGTTGCAGGGGCCATTGAAGATGTAGCATATGAAACCTTAGCATATCAATTTCAAATTAATGATATTGGCTTGTGTGAACTTACACGTTTGATATTGCCATTAATGCATGAAGCAAAAACAGGAACAATTATTAATATTAGTTCTATGTTAAGTATCTGTGCTTTTCCATACAGAGGTATATATGCGGCATCTAAATATGCGCTTCGTGCTATAAATGATGCTTTACGCTTAGAGTTAAAAGCGATTGATAGCCCTATTCGTGTAGTTTTAATTGAATCAGGTCCTTTGCAAACGGAAATCAGAGAAAATGCAATAACGCTATCAAAAAAATATCTGGATATTGACGCAAGCCGTTATAAACAAGATTACGCTAAACTTTTAATTTCAGGGAGCAATCAAAAAGAGATGCGTTTTATTAAGCCACCAATAGCAATTGTTGGATTAATCGTAAAAATTATTAAATCAAGGCGGCCAAGAGCACTTTATCGGTTCGGGATATTGCCGAAGGTGCTTAATATTTTAAAAATGTTACTGCCTATCAGTTTGTTTGACCAATTAATTTTATACATTTTAACTATTGAATAAATATGATTTCATCGCTATTTCCGTACATCCAGATAGTAAACTGCCCTTTTTAAACATTCGCATGATTTCAAAAACCTTAATGATTACATAGGCCGTTTTCATGGATTCGAACCCCGCGGTGTCGCTTCACATTGAATTCATGACTCGTATTTAAGATAATTGAAAAATAAAATGCATCGATGCAAGTCAGCAAATAAAAAATGCCCTTAAAAACCTGCAGTTATACAATTTCTGAAGCATTAACTACTTTGAAAAAAGGAGTGCTTCTTTTTTTATTGTTAGAACATCTTAATATAGACCAAGAGGAGATTATTGGGGTTTCTGGTGATAAGCATCCAAAGGTTTCGTTCAACAAAGATGGTTTTTCTAAAATCATCAATACAAATATTGACGTACCGTTTATTGAAAAAAATGCGACAACGCAATCAATTAAAATAAATGATTTAAATAAGTTACTCCAAGCCTTATCCTCACAAAAAATAATGGCTAAATTTCCTTATTTTTTTTCCATGCACCAGGAAACTCAATATGACAATGTAAACGCTGTCATTGAAGATCATGGACAGGTCAATCGCTGTGAAAAAATGCAACGCACATGGCAACAATGGGGAGTTCTTGCTTTGCCCCACCTTATTTCATCGCATCAGGCATTACAAAGAATACTTGCCGCAAAAATGAAACGACCTCTAGCCCACCACTTAGACATAAGTACATTGGAAAACGGATTAAGCATTGAATATCAATGTGAAATTTATTCTAACCATGTATATGGAGCCAAGTTGTTAGATATCTGGCATGACTACTTAATGAGTACCTATCCTCAAAGCCGCCATCCGAAAAAATTTTTAGAATGGTTATCAAAGCAATCACCAACAAAGCTACAAAACTACGGAATAAACCACTTAGATGCCCTACCTAAAGTAAATTATCTGACGACCCCTACTCAACGAACGCCTTGGTTATTACATTTTAAACCAGGAAATATTGTTGAAGGAGCCAGTTTACCCAAACCGACGAAACAAGAAGAACTGCTTGAAATTATCTATGTCTTAGGCCTTCTAGAAAATAAAGAGGTGTTCTTAGGTGGAGTAAAAAAAAGAGGCGTAATTAATCACTCCAGCTTTTTTGGCGGAGAAAAAACTCAAGGGGCAGGAAAAATAATCCTAAAGAGCACACTTGATACCACAAATAGTCTTTCTTGGATTTTCCATAAAATGGATAACAATAGTGGGCATATTAAACCCACAGATCAAATGACTATAAAAATTTTAGAGAAATTAATGCGTTTGGGATTAGATTTAAAAGCTATTGCCTGGAACTCTAAATGGGGGGCGGCAGGCCAGTATGATGAGAATGCATTGATTGCGCTGAAACGTTTAAAACAAGATTTTTCTTATGTCAAAATCTTCGAAACAACACACTCAATTAGCTCAAAGCGTTTGGAAAAAATTGCTCTATTTGCCCAACATGGCGCAGTAAAAGAATTGCTTTGTTACCTCACTGTTAGAAGCTATAAAATAAGCATCAATGAAGTGATAACCACAAGCATGTTTATCATGCACACTCTGAAAAATCATTTACTTCATTGTGAAAAAGGAACCCTCCAACAGAAGGAAAAACCTCAAACTGCTAGAAAGTTAGTAAATCAGGCTATTGAGCTTTTAAAAAACTCAGGAATATATTGCCCTGAATTTGAGGAAGAATTAGAAGTGATTATCCTCCAATTTAAAAATCGCCCGACGCCTCAACAAACCATCAAAGAGACTCAAGAAAATAGTCTCAATCAAAAGGCGCATTCTCATTATAATGGTCTATGATATTATTTACATTTTTAATCTAAAGGGATTTTTATGAGCAAACAAACAGCTTTTGTTTCTGGATTTGCGCGTTCATTTGTATCCGGAAATGCTATTTCGGATGGACTAGTTTGGCCACTAGGTGCTAAAGAAAAAGGAGTTTACACTGACTCGGAAGGAAAGTTTTCCATTGAATGGCCTGTTGGTCAGCCAATTACTTTAGTTTTTGAAAAACCAGGCTCTTATTGGTCAGGATATAAAACAACACAATCAGCAACGTTCATCGTACCACCTGAAGGTATAAATGATAAAAACTATTTAAAAAATGTATCATTTCAGGTTCCATCAGAAATGGCTTATTCATTTATCCAATGGGCTACAGGCTTTACCCAATCCCCAGGCAAAGGTCACATAGCAGCAACAGTTACCCCACCCAATATGACCTTAGATGATATTCCTCAAGGTATCGAAGGTGTTACGGTACGACTTTCACCAGCGGTGGAATCAACCCCGTTTTACTTTGGTATATTTCCATTAGCGCATAAAACAAATCCTTTTGATCACTCATTAACGAGTACTTCATTAGATGGCGGAATTCTTTTTTCAAATGTTCCTCCAGGCGAGTATGATTTGTATGCGGAGAAAGAAGGTTATATCTTTTCGAAAGTACACGTTACTGTTCGGGCAGATGTTTTGGTTAATGCAAGTCCGCCTAATGGTCCGACGCAACAGGTTTCTCAAACAACTGAAAACGCGCTAATTAATGAAAATGCTATAGCAAAGACGAAAGCATCAACTAATTCGAATAGCTTTTTTAAGCCTGCTGTTGTGGGGTTGGCCGTTGCTGCTAGTGCCTGTGTTGCGCATGCGGTAATTAGTAGTATGTAACCTCTGCTCCCTATGTCCCGCGGCTTGTCCGCGGAATCCAGGCGATATACGATAGAACACTGCCCCTTGGCCAAGCTGCGATTACTCCGTTACCTCATGCAATTTATCATATCGATTAAGCACATAACTCCCGATATTTCGCGCAATCTCTTCCTCAGCAAAAAAGACTTTTCCCTCGATATTAGCTTGCAATAATTTCGCTTCTTTTTCATTATGCATACGAACTACTGAATCGATTTCAGGATTTAATTTCAAAGCATTCCCTATCATTTTTCGTACATCGATGGTGTTTGCGATAAGAAGCATCAACATACTTGCATGAGCAACCTGGGCTTGCTCTAAAACAAAAGGATCAGCTGCATCGCCATAAATAGCTGGGATGCCTTCGGCTCGTAATTTAGCAATTAACTCACGATTATTATCCACTACCACATAAGGAATCCCTTTTTGAATTAATAGTTGAGCCACTCGTTCCCCTACTCTGCCATAGCCAACTAAAACCACTTGCTTGCTACGATACTTATCTGGAGTGTTAACCGGCAATTGAGCCAATAGATCATCTGAGTGTTCAAGAAAAACCGACCATTTTGAATACCGTTTAGTCCATTTTTTAATAGGGTCTATCAAACGGAAAACTAACGGGTTCATCGCAATCGAAATAAGTGCTCCTGCGAGGATATAACTTCGTGCCTCTACAGGTAATACGCCAAAGCGCACCCCTAACTCTGCGAGAATAAAAGAAAACTCCCCAATTTGTGCCAGGCTTGCCGAAACAATTAATGCGGTATAAAACGGATAACGAAAAAGAAGGACTAAAGCAAAAGCGGCAACGGATTTTCCCAGAATGATGATGCAGATTACCTCAAAGATTTTTAAAGGATCATGAACTAACACCATCGGATTAAATAACATTCCCACTGAGACAAAAAACAACACCGCAAACACATCTCTTAAAGGTAAAGAGTCTTCAGCTGCTCGATTACTAAAAGAGGACTCTCGCAAAACCATTCCGGCAAAGAAAGCACCTAATGCAAATGAAACGCCAAAAAGCATTGATGCAATATAAGCAATACTGATTGCGGCCGCAATAATGCATAAAGTAAATAATTCACGCGATCCGGTACTGGCAACATGCCAAAGTACTAGTGGAAAAATACGCTTACCCACCACAAGCATCAGGAGAATAAAAGCCGCAACTTTAGCCAGAGTAATACTTAAAACAACAGCAAAAGGATGAGCTGCATCAATTTCCCCTACGGAACCCCCAAGCCAAAAAGAAAATGGCGGTAGCAATACCAACACGACCACCATAACCAAATCCTCAACCAAAAGCCAACCAACTGCGATATGCCCATTAATTGATTCAATAGCTCCTCGTTCTTCCAAGGCCCGCAATAGGACTACGGTACTGGCTACAGACAAGGACAGCCCGAAAATCAATGCGCTTCCGTAACTCCAGCCCCATAAAATAGCAACAGCAGCCCCCAATAAAGTAGCAACTGCTATTTGCACGATTGCTCCAGGTATCGCGATCGATCGCACTTTTAATAAATCACTGAGTGAGAAATGCAGTCCTACTCCAAACATCAATAACATAATCCCAAGCTCAGCTAACTCTTGGGCAATATTCACATCAGCAAATATGCCTGGAGTAAATGGACCAATTACAATTCCTGCCATTAAATAGCCAACTAAGGTAGGAAGTTTTAATTTGAGTGCAATAAACCCAAACATAACCGCTAAAGCGAAGGCAAAAGCCACAGTAGTTATTAATGGAAGCGAGTGATGCATACTTACTCCTATAAAATGGTGCAGTCACCGGATTTTCGATTGGTATTCACTTCTTCATCAGTTGTTTTAGAGTCCATCAACTGATTTTTATATTGGGTAGTGATTTTCGTTGTATTCGTCGTTATTGTTGTTTGGAGGTTTTCAGGTATTGGGGCTAGTTCTCCACTCAGAGCCTTACATGTGAACGCTAAAGCTTCCTTGTAAATGATATTCTCATCTGGCGTTCGATTTTGATAATAAGGCTTTTCTATTATATCACCCCTTAAAAAACTAAAATCCCCCGTACGTATAGCCTCAGCGACATCCTTTAACATAGCACTCTGCTCATGACCAGAAAAACTCATCATTCTTTGTATTTTCGCTAGTAACTCATCTCTTCTAGCGGATAGCTCCTGGCAATAGGGTTGATACAACTCTCGATATTTTTCTTTCAACTGCGGATCAGAACCCATATGAGGGTCACTAACAATAAACTCCACAGATCGTTTTTTTGTCCATGAGTCGCAAAGCTGTTCTACTGACTGAAGTATCTGTTCATCACTTTGATATGTTGCTTCTTTAGGTATATAGGGCTCTAAGTAGTTTGAACACAAGGTTCTATTAGGTGTTGCAAAAACATCTTTCACATCAGACATATCTAAAAAGAGTATAGTATAGTTATTTATGCCCTCCTGTTGGCATAATTGTTTTAAATAAGTTTCCATGCCTAAAGAAGGATGCGTGTCAAAAACCTTGCCAGGAAAATCGCCACGCACAGTGATACATGATGTCCCTAGTTCAAAATGAATTTTCTTATCTTGTACATGATAACTTTTTAAATGATGTAACCAATCTTTAAAATTTTGATTAAAACTATTCTCTCTGTTTTCCAAAGTTGAGCGCAGATGATAAAGCCCATACCCCTGATCGGTTTTCGCATAAAAAACAGTGCACCCACTAAAACCCGTAGTAAAAATCTCCTTATCGGTATTGCGAGGCTCTATCGCTCCAGGGCCATCCATTTCAACCTCTATTCGTTCTCGCATAGCTCCGTTCCTTGACATGCAAGTTTTATATAATTATATATCCATATCGTAATTATATTTGCATAACTGTGCCAATGAAGAACATCATGTTGTAATTATAACCCCATTTTATTGAACTGAACTCAGCTTATGTCCCTTTTAAGCCCTGCTCCTTTTCTTTATGTTACAAAAGAAAAACAGTCGATATTTTCTTTTAATACTGCAGCAAAATATTCATGGAGCACAGAGGCTATAGGGGTTGAATAGGACATGGGTCTTCGTTTATATAAGCATCTAGTTGAGTACTGGATACAAGATCGAGCCTATTTCAAATCCGAGACTAAAGTCCCTAACCTCCCAAGTAGAATAGCCAAAGAAAAAACAACAGCGTATTCTCTGCCTGTAGGAACACGTAAACATAAAATACATTTAGACGATTTTGATGATTTAAATATTGAGCAGTGGGGGGATCTCAATTTTGCTTTTGATTTCGTGGCGCTGCGTCCAGGCTACATTTAAAATTGCCTGGATGCTCTTCGGAATGCATTAAAAGTAGCCTGGACAGCTCCGCGAAATCTGGGAGACCATGAGCGAGGCGAACTCCTTAAGTAAGTGCAATTAGGCTTCACAGCCCAGCCTACAATTCACGGCAAAGCAAAATGCCATCCCATTGCTTTGGACAGCCCTTCCAGCATGATTTCCCCACGTATACTATTGCCTTTGGAGTTAACCCTTGGGCTGAGAACGGCTATACCAGCCTTACCAGGAACAGTCGCTATAGTGTAACCCGACACGCCACTTTTAGCAGGCATTCCCGTTTTAACCATGTGAGTGCCAGTTTCATCATATAAACCGCAGGTAGTCATAATAGCAACTGTAATTTTGCAAGTTTCTACAGAGATAATTTGCTCACCGCTCATAGGATCCTTTCCCCCATTAGCCAGTAAGGTAGGCAGATACAACATTTGCTCCAACATTGCCTCATAAGAACATAAGGCAAAATAAAGATCTAAAGTTTCATGAACATCAGCACCTAGATTATTCCTACTTTTCAATAAATACGCGAGTGAGCGATTGCGATTTCCTGTCCGTTTTTCAGAAGCAAAAACTAAGGGATTAATATTTAAACGCTCTTTAAATAATTTCTGTACCCAATGCTCCAACCATCTAAATTGTTGCTCTCCTGAACCCGGGATGCGTGAACATAAAGTAATTGCACCCGCATTAAGCATAGGATTTGAGGGTTTAGGGCCAAATTGCTCTAAACGAGTAATCGAAGCAAAGTCATCTCCCGATGGCTCCACCTTAACCCATTCAAATAATTGCTCCTCCCCGAACTCTTCCAGTAAGCCAATCAGGGGAATCATTTTAGCAGTACTTTGTAGCGTAACGGGATGAAGAGAACTATTGCTATAAGAGAGCGCAGGTTCCCCTATAGGCTGTACGGCAATTGCAGTTAACTCTTGATTTACATTAGCAAGTTCAGGAATGTAATCCGCTGTCTTGCCCTCTTTATTTAACTCAGCTGCTTGCGCAAGCTCTTGTAACAAATTAATGGTAAGTGACTTCGATGACATAAGGTTATTAGCGTGAAAAAGGGTCTATTATGGTAGATATAGCACAGTAAAACAAATATTTTGTTCCTAAATGCTTTTTTATTTCAATTTGCTCTTTAGTTAAACCACTTCAGCAGAGCGAGCTATACTTAAAAAGTAGCATAATTCTTTTTAAACAGATAAGAGTAATAAGGAGGGTACATCATGTTAGGATGGGCATTAACCTTTTTTATTATTGCACTTATTGCTGCAGCATTTGGATTTGGGGGTATTGCCGTAGCCGCTGCAGGGATTGCAAAAATATTATTCTTTTTATTCCTGGTCATTTTCCTAGTATTTTTAA
Above is a genomic segment from Legionella lytica containing:
- a CDS encoding SDR family NAD(P)-dependent oxidoreductase; the encoded protein is MNILITGCSSGIGFQLALSMAEQGYTVFATVLEDEEKKKFTHPNIYPILLNLLNKESIVKCVDEVNYLSHGKVDVLINNAGVAVAGAIEDVAYETLAYQFQINDIGLCELTRLILPLMHEAKTGTIINISSMLSICAFPYRGIYAASKYALRAINDALRLELKAIDSPIRVVLIESGPLQTEIRENAITLSKKYLDIDASRYKQDYAKLLISGSNQKEMRFIKPPIAIVGLIVKIIKSRRPRALYRFGILPKVLNILKMLLPISLFDQLILYILTIE
- a CDS encoding DUF2012 domain-containing protein, with product MSKQTAFVSGFARSFVSGNAISDGLVWPLGAKEKGVYTDSEGKFSIEWPVGQPITLVFEKPGSYWSGYKTTQSATFIVPPEGINDKNYLKNVSFQVPSEMAYSFIQWATGFTQSPGKGHIAATVTPPNMTLDDIPQGIEGVTVRLSPAVESTPFYFGIFPLAHKTNPFDHSLTSTSLDGGILFSNVPPGEYDLYAEKEGYIFSKVHVTVRADVLVNASPPNGPTQQVSQTTENALINENAIAKTKASTNSNSFFKPAVVGLAVAASACVAHAVISSM
- the ybaL gene encoding YbaL family putative K(+) efflux transporter; its protein translation is MHHSLPLITTVAFAFALAVMFGFIALKLKLPTLVGYLMAGIVIGPFTPGIFADVNIAQELAELGIMLLMFGVGLHFSLSDLLKVRSIAIPGAIVQIAVATLLGAAVAILWGWSYGSALIFGLSLSVASTVVLLRALEERGAIESINGHIAVGWLLVEDLVMVVVLVLLPPFSFWLGGSVGEIDAAHPFAVVLSITLAKVAAFILLMLVVGKRIFPLVLWHVASTGSRELFTLCIIAAAISIAYIASMLFGVSFALGAFFAGMVLRESSFSNRAAEDSLPLRDVFAVLFFVSVGMLFNPMVLVHDPLKIFEVICIIILGKSVAAFALVLLFRYPFYTALIVSASLAQIGEFSFILAELGVRFGVLPVEARSYILAGALISIAMNPLVFRLIDPIKKWTKRYSKWSVFLEHSDDLLAQLPVNTPDKYRSKQVVLVGYGRVGERVAQLLIQKGIPYVVVDNNRELIAKLRAEGIPAIYGDAADPFVLEQAQVAHASMLMLLIANTIDVRKMIGNALKLNPEIDSVVRMHNEKEAKLLQANIEGKVFFAEEEIARNIGSYVLNRYDKLHEVTE
- the glsA gene encoding glutaminase A translates to MSSKSLTINLLQELAQAAELNKEGKTADYIPELANVNQELTAIAVQPIGEPALSYSNSSLHPVTLQSTAKMIPLIGLLEEFGEEQLFEWVKVEPSGDDFASITRLEQFGPKPSNPMLNAGAITLCSRIPGSGEQQFRWLEHWVQKLFKERLNINPLVFASEKRTGNRNRSLAYLLKSRNNLGADVHETLDLYFALCSYEAMLEQMLYLPTLLANGGKDPMSGEQIISVETCKITVAIMTTCGLYDETGTHMVKTGMPAKSGVSGYTIATVPGKAGIAVLSPRVNSKGNSIRGEIMLEGLSKAMGWHFALP
- a CDS encoding DUF1328 family protein; the protein is MLGWALTFFIIALIAAAFGFGGIAVAAAGIAKILFFLFLVIFLVFLILGLLGRRPPPPPL